A genomic stretch from Bifidobacterium sp. ESL0769 includes:
- a CDS encoding N-acetyltransferase, translated as MAANGNPTQWGTTWPPAELVQQDIDGGNAFLLVDNEGENGSERILAQFAMFTGLEPTYAEIEGKWLDDDDYATMHRLASSGLKRHSAKNCLDWAVKTYGNVRCDTHPDNKAMQHVFEGDGFQRCGLIHVMNITDKPDVRVAYQRHER; from the coding sequence ATGGCGGCAAATGGCAACCCGACGCAGTGGGGTACGACCTGGCCGCCGGCCGAGCTCGTGCAGCAGGATATCGACGGCGGCAACGCTTTTCTTTTGGTGGACAACGAGGGCGAGAACGGCTCCGAGCGCATTCTCGCGCAGTTCGCCATGTTCACCGGTTTGGAGCCGACCTACGCCGAAATCGAGGGCAAGTGGCTTGACGACGATGATTACGCCACGATGCATCGTCTCGCCTCGTCCGGTCTCAAGCGCCACAGTGCCAAGAACTGCCTTGACTGGGCGGTGAAAACATACGGCAATGTGCGCTGCGATACGCACCCCGACAACAAGGCCATGCAGCATGTGTTCGAGGGCGACGGGTTCCAGCGCTGCGGGTTGATTCACGTCATGAACATCACCGACAAGCCCGACGTGCGAGTTGCTTATCAGCGTCACGAACGCTGA
- a CDS encoding S-ribosylhomocysteine lyase, whose amino-acid sequence MAEENGEKKPEPESFKLDHTKVKAPYVRFIDTETGEKGDVISNYDLRLVQPNENAIPTGGLHTIEHTIAVLLRERIPGYIDCSPFGCRTGFHLLTWGEHSTEDVAKALKESLEFIAYKATWDDVPATDIKSCGNYRDHSLFTAKEWCKKILDEGISSDPYVRKVV is encoded by the coding sequence ATGGCTGAAGAAAATGGCGAAAAGAAGCCGGAACCGGAGAGCTTTAAGCTCGATCACACCAAGGTGAAGGCACCGTATGTGCGGTTTATCGACACCGAGACGGGCGAGAAGGGCGATGTGATTTCCAATTATGACCTGCGTCTGGTGCAGCCCAACGAAAATGCCATTCCGACCGGCGGCCTGCACACCATCGAGCACACCATCGCGGTGTTGTTGCGCGAGCGCATTCCGGGCTACATCGACTGCTCGCCGTTCGGCTGCCGCACCGGCTTCCACCTGCTAACCTGGGGCGAGCATAGCACCGAGGATGTGGCGAAGGCGCTCAAGGAATCGCTCGAGTTCATCGCTTACAAGGCGACTTGGGACGACGTGCCGGCCACGGACATCAAGAGCTGCGGCAATTACCGCGACCACAGCCTCTTCACCGCCAAAGAATGGTGCAAGAAGATTCTCGACGAGGGCATCAGCTCCGATCCGTACGTGCGCAAGGTGGTCTGA
- the cas3u gene encoding type I-U CRISPR-associated helicase/endonuclease Cas3 has protein sequence MNSGIQTYVDERFDQFVSAFHDGREPYQWQRRLMHYVLEHAQWPNEIAAPTGAGKTMVMDIHVFLNALAGLCETEHVKDDADAELRQLVDMNIAHIPRRLVITVNRRSLVDDQYEEAVRLENLLEDEQVCADSPILSEVAEGLIRRAGMVRDIHGNRQPAVSSPCRVTRLRGGEAADNVKNEWRYYPTQCQILCATPDMFGSRLLFRGYGISKAARPMEAGLFAYDTVLILDEAHLNRQLAQTATDVSRLEALQKSKVAESVSPLQVVRTTATPVDKDDVESVKVDVEDFQKDSYLCRKLTSSKPVRLDKVECSDKEYAEHIAQRCLELFDAHGGVVGCIVNTVNTAGKVADALAELLRKSGQYDVHSVKDAIRCFVGPMRPYDKNRLQDQGVFSAFCGDTEQDSALRFVIGTQTLEVGIDADFSALVTELAPGSSLVQRAGRVNRRGLRETGPIIVVVREDEKKRKGVYRQEDLDQALAWLCLLGSDSGSDIDLNVWNSVEDPAPIPDLDRMALQRLEIWDVENLSSTDERLAAEHESYARSPADINLWLRDDLSPETAPDIGVVVRDLPGDGVSAAQLVSLAPPVAEESFPIRSYGQLKDIGAVYTKSGERGEKDKDFGPLLIYRPSAEGKPVVWDCETSLDKLVQPGDILVVDTSAPLFNGNTHVLDCSGGKANQTERDVYDRCQDSGWVLKAQLSDNEDGFYCILDNLDKKQAAIDSADTEFDNDDSVIPTIQQIADELGSASARKVFGTSYNPETKIVVYPAIRTEAESHDQHDEIWLAIEPLANLDEHELQEIRIDGTGRIVYLNTPDGHQPCVERRASDLMTILGFDESLCHEVADAGRHHDDGKKDWRFQRLLHYRFGKAKSYEDSTYRAKSRFRSVAWEQQKRNELNLAGWRHEQRSAAEYWASPDRNHSGYDTCLVTRLIGTSHGHGRSVFRASAETVLPGSVKEKDIRLNPSLKLDSVVESAQELFDTGAWQTIVHQTDWKYGFWGVSYLEAILRASDITVSKEG, from the coding sequence ATGAATTCTGGTATCCAAACTTATGTCGATGAGCGATTTGACCAATTTGTCTCTGCTTTTCATGATGGTCGCGAACCGTATCAGTGGCAAAGACGGCTGATGCATTATGTTCTTGAGCATGCGCAATGGCCGAATGAGATCGCGGCTCCAACCGGTGCGGGGAAAACCATGGTCATGGATATTCATGTGTTCCTCAATGCGCTTGCTGGATTATGCGAGACGGAGCATGTCAAGGATGACGCTGATGCTGAGTTACGGCAACTTGTGGACATGAATATAGCCCATATTCCTCGCAGACTGGTCATCACGGTGAACCGGCGTTCTTTGGTCGACGATCAATACGAGGAAGCGGTGAGACTGGAGAATCTCTTGGAAGATGAGCAAGTGTGTGCTGATTCTCCCATTCTTTCAGAGGTCGCCGAAGGTCTCATACGCCGTGCTGGCATGGTCCGTGACATTCATGGCAATCGCCAACCAGCAGTCTCTTCCCCTTGTAGGGTGACTCGTTTACGTGGCGGCGAGGCCGCGGATAACGTCAAGAATGAATGGCGTTATTACCCGACCCAATGCCAGATTCTTTGCGCCACACCCGATATGTTTGGCAGTCGTCTGCTATTCCGCGGATACGGCATCTCGAAAGCTGCACGACCCATGGAAGCAGGTTTGTTCGCATATGACACCGTTCTGATTCTCGATGAGGCTCATCTCAATAGGCAGTTGGCGCAGACCGCGACCGATGTGTCGCGGTTGGAGGCTTTGCAGAAGAGCAAGGTTGCGGAGTCTGTGTCTCCTTTGCAGGTTGTCCGAACGACAGCGACACCGGTCGACAAGGACGATGTTGAGTCGGTGAAGGTAGACGTTGAAGACTTCCAAAAGGATTCGTATCTTTGTCGTAAACTGACCAGTTCTAAACCTGTTCGTTTAGACAAGGTGGAGTGCTCTGATAAGGAATATGCAGAACATATTGCGCAGCGATGCTTGGAATTATTTGACGCCCATGGCGGTGTTGTGGGCTGTATTGTCAATACGGTGAATACAGCTGGCAAGGTCGCTGATGCATTGGCAGAGCTGCTGCGGAAGAGCGGACAATATGATGTTCATTCGGTCAAAGACGCGATTCGCTGTTTTGTTGGTCCCATGAGGCCATATGACAAGAACCGATTGCAGGATCAGGGCGTATTTTCGGCGTTCTGTGGTGATACGGAACAGGATTCCGCATTGCGATTCGTCATTGGCACGCAGACTCTTGAGGTTGGTATCGATGCGGATTTCAGCGCGTTGGTGACTGAGTTGGCGCCGGGGAGTTCTTTGGTACAGCGTGCAGGACGTGTGAATCGGCGAGGATTGCGCGAAACAGGTCCCATAATCGTCGTCGTTCGCGAAGACGAAAAGAAAAGGAAAGGGGTGTATCGCCAGGAGGATTTAGATCAAGCGCTGGCTTGGTTGTGTTTACTTGGTTCGGATTCCGGTTCGGACATCGACCTGAACGTATGGAATAGTGTGGAGGATCCGGCTCCCATACCCGATTTGGATCGGATGGCGTTGCAGCGTTTGGAAATATGGGATGTCGAAAATCTGTCAAGCACAGATGAACGATTGGCGGCTGAGCATGAGTCGTATGCCCGTAGTCCAGCGGATATCAATTTATGGCTTCGCGACGATTTATCTCCTGAGACTGCCCCTGATATCGGAGTGGTGGTTCGCGATTTGCCAGGGGATGGGGTTAGTGCGGCGCAATTGGTGTCTTTGGCGCCTCCTGTGGCTGAGGAATCATTCCCAATACGAAGTTATGGTCAGCTTAAAGATATCGGTGCTGTCTATACGAAATCTGGGGAAAGAGGGGAGAAGGACAAAGACTTTGGCCCTCTGTTGATTTACCGTCCTTCGGCGGAGGGCAAGCCTGTGGTATGGGATTGTGAAACGTCGCTGGATAAGCTGGTTCAGCCGGGTGACATATTGGTCGTTGACACGTCGGCTCCGCTCTTTAACGGGAATACTCATGTGCTGGATTGCTCCGGAGGCAAGGCCAATCAGACGGAACGAGATGTGTACGACCGGTGTCAAGACTCTGGATGGGTGCTGAAAGCCCAGCTATCAGATAACGAAGATGGATTCTACTGTATCTTGGATAATCTGGACAAAAAACAGGCTGCTATCGATAGCGCGGATACGGAATTCGACAATGACGATTCTGTGATACCGACAATCCAACAAATCGCTGATGAGTTGGGTAGTGCTTCTGCAAGAAAGGTATTTGGGACTTCTTACAATCCTGAGACCAAAATCGTTGTCTACCCAGCGATAAGAACGGAAGCGGAGAGCCATGACCAGCATGATGAAATTTGGCTGGCCATAGAACCACTTGCGAACCTTGACGAGCATGAGTTGCAGGAGATTCGCATTGATGGGACTGGTCGCATTGTGTATCTCAATACACCGGATGGGCATCAGCCATGCGTCGAGAGGCGTGCTTCGGATTTGATGACGATTCTTGGCTTTGATGAGTCGCTTTGTCATGAAGTGGCGGACGCTGGTCGGCATCATGATGACGGGAAAAAGGATTGGCGTTTCCAGAGGCTTCTGCATTATCGGTTCGGAAAAGCCAAAAGCTATGAAGACTCAACGTATCGTGCCAAAAGCCGCTTCCGTTCTGTTGCCTGGGAGCAGCAAAAACGAAACGAGTTGAATTTAGCCGGTTGGCGTCATGAACAGCGTTCTGCGGCGGAATACTGGGCGAGTCCTGATCGAAATCATAGTGGGTACGATACTTGTCTGGTCACTAGGCTTATCGGGACCTCGCATGGGCATGGAAGGTCCGTGTTCAGGGCGTCTGCGGAAACCGTGCTTCCCGGGAGCGTGAAAGAAAAGGATATCAGACTCAATCCAAGTTTGAAGTTGGATTCTGTGGTCGAAAGCGCGCAGGAATTGTTCGACACAGGCGCCTGGCAGACCATTGTCCATCAGACTGATTGGAAATACGGATTTTGGGGAGTCTCTTATCTCGAGGCTATTTTGCGTGCCTCGGATATCACCGTCTCGAAGGAGGGTTGA
- the csb2 gene encoding type I-U CRISPR-associated protein Csb2 has translation MPFVISAHFLMDTYQGSDDTGQPEAYPSPERLYKALVSVAHTVFGFHAASSENERHFFERDIAAVFQWFEQNPPDAIHLPGKMRRNSRRNRDVIAYRDKGYWDKGQSAKTIEKVDGLHDVQSLKESRVGIATAYDDIDGNLVWQWSMAPDKQVCDTISALCWEVPYLGEACSPVVLHAREMKEEKYPLSGSLILDKQPLSLRHASLNEEFQIPEEGHLRELEDAYAKVNPHQKARKVAFSENEKTVVSNTLTQHVRNVGYLRPDAEDDSSKLRAPWSIGIFIPVEVLDEKKDQWRPRESQYVAWCVALHRLLVRLGGFGVTPVLTGKYEPDIERPANNVAIQILRDGDLPIDSDVSRRMGLPGFLVMVPRDAAGSDISTIVSLCESLRGRRLYYSKHFETLRLGKAVTDIDLSQFWEPVRPGFRRLWSPSPFCLRETRPIPNADPTRRWRAREDIALAVGHVWRDAFQPDSFSSKEEEYWGFVNAVLAADSPVRVSKAWTVARTQMGDYAHRTDSSVPLLGAMASLDLDLKTEREVAAIGQSRHLGGGLLVPVDYPERLAEDIVRGGERR, from the coding sequence ATGCCATTTGTCATTTCCGCGCATTTTCTGATGGATACCTATCAGGGGTCGGATGATACCGGTCAGCCCGAGGCGTATCCATCGCCGGAACGTCTATACAAAGCCCTGGTTTCAGTGGCGCACACCGTATTCGGATTCCATGCTGCTTCATCGGAGAACGAACGACATTTTTTCGAGAGAGACATTGCCGCTGTCTTTCAATGGTTTGAACAGAATCCACCTGACGCAATTCATCTGCCTGGTAAAATGCGTCGCAACAGTCGTCGGAACAGAGATGTCATTGCATACAGGGACAAGGGATATTGGGATAAGGGGCAGAGTGCCAAAACAATCGAAAAAGTCGATGGGCTCCATGATGTCCAAAGCCTCAAGGAGTCAAGGGTGGGTATTGCCACGGCGTACGACGATATCGATGGTAACTTGGTTTGGCAATGGTCAATGGCCCCTGACAAACAGGTCTGTGACACGATTTCGGCATTGTGTTGGGAAGTGCCTTATCTGGGGGAGGCTTGTTCTCCTGTTGTGCTCCATGCCCGTGAGATGAAGGAAGAGAAGTATCCTCTATCCGGATCATTGATACTCGATAAGCAACCGCTGTCGTTGAGGCATGCGTCCTTGAATGAGGAATTCCAGATTCCCGAAGAAGGACATCTGCGTGAGTTGGAAGATGCGTACGCAAAGGTAAATCCTCATCAGAAGGCACGAAAAGTCGCCTTTTCGGAAAATGAGAAGACGGTGGTCTCCAATACGTTGACTCAACATGTGCGCAATGTTGGATATCTACGTCCTGATGCCGAAGACGATTCGTCCAAGCTTCGCGCTCCATGGTCCATCGGGATTTTTATTCCGGTTGAGGTTTTGGACGAAAAGAAAGACCAGTGGAGGCCACGTGAATCACAGTATGTGGCTTGGTGCGTCGCATTGCACCGGCTTCTAGTGCGGTTGGGTGGATTCGGCGTGACACCAGTGTTAACGGGAAAATATGAGCCAGACATCGAACGACCGGCCAATAACGTCGCCATTCAGATATTGCGCGATGGAGATTTGCCAATCGACTCAGATGTGTCGCGGCGAATGGGCTTGCCTGGTTTCCTGGTCATGGTACCGCGGGACGCTGCCGGAAGCGATATCAGCACGATTGTTTCGCTATGTGAATCGCTGCGCGGTCGCCGACTGTACTACTCCAAACATTTCGAGACATTGCGCTTGGGCAAAGCCGTGACGGATATCGATCTATCCCAGTTCTGGGAACCGGTTCGTCCGGGCTTTCGTCGTTTATGGTCGCCTTCGCCTTTCTGTTTGCGGGAAACCAGACCCATTCCGAATGCGGATCCAACCCGACGTTGGAGAGCCCGTGAAGATATAGCGTTGGCCGTGGGCCATGTATGGAGAGACGCTTTCCAGCCAGATTCTTTTTCTTCGAAAGAAGAGGAATATTGGGGCTTCGTCAATGCAGTGCTGGCCGCTGATTCTCCTGTGCGGGTTTCCAAAGCATGGACCGTCGCGAGAACACAAATGGGCGATTACGCACATAGGACTGATTCATCAGTGCCATTGCTTGGCGCGATGGCTTCATTGGATCTGGATTTGAAGACTGAGAGGGAAGTCGCGGCAATTGGACAGAGCCGACATCTGGGTGGCGGATTACTGGTACCCGTCGATTACCCGGAGCGGTTGGCTGAAGATATTGTGCGTGGAGGCGAGCGCCGATGA
- the cas7u gene encoding type I-U CRISPR-associated RAMP protein Csb1/Cas7u produces MRELSLDDLNAAAKIGGPSTLSEKTMLEPAAGTEGIVAPAKYLDGTSSTYVFEDRFIDGQAKKTVLIDSRTSQNNRLEDYISKAIKDGHPVFANMPRIQVTYQSDDGTGTIQPERYLDVDLPHRAFDAHIRIGSVDGTPTSQLPEYIKARNSTLADMRAIFDLSPITVAMGAWDSTRNKNQLRIASSFNGEIIGVLANQEDGKPVYRAGARVDPMAASMKFNKDEAQQIEGRIHDDLTDKTDKKFIKEGNGSTIGIGAIPPMAGRKGKNGKENPPDGIAVSNIIRTHVLSFSTLRSMSFGAGKEGDEAIRALLAAMLLDAMAGSNTELNLRANCMLRESAKPVTILDKRFGEQEELEMLSLQHADELLEQAYQQAHEKAKVDWNGQILNVDGNELVPNRASDKDSDND; encoded by the coding sequence ATGCGTGAACTCAGCCTGGATGATCTCAATGCCGCAGCCAAGATTGGTGGGCCAAGCACATTATCCGAAAAGACGATGTTGGAACCTGCCGCTGGCACTGAAGGTATCGTCGCGCCGGCAAAGTATTTGGATGGAACCTCATCGACATATGTGTTCGAAGACAGGTTCATAGACGGGCAAGCCAAGAAAACGGTGCTAATTGATTCCCGAACTTCCCAAAACAATCGTCTTGAGGATTATATTTCCAAGGCCATTAAAGACGGGCATCCGGTATTTGCGAATATGCCGAGAATTCAGGTCACTTATCAAAGCGATGATGGTACCGGAACAATCCAGCCGGAGCGTTATCTGGACGTTGATCTACCGCATCGTGCTTTTGACGCGCACATCAGAATCGGTTCGGTTGATGGCACTCCCACTTCGCAGTTGCCGGAGTACATCAAGGCCAGAAACTCCACTCTTGCGGATATGCGTGCAATTTTCGATTTGTCTCCCATCACGGTAGCTATGGGTGCTTGGGATTCGACGCGTAACAAAAACCAGCTTCGCATTGCTTCATCGTTCAATGGAGAGATTATCGGGGTGTTGGCCAACCAAGAAGATGGGAAACCTGTGTATCGTGCTGGTGCTCGTGTGGATCCGATGGCGGCAAGCATGAAGTTCAATAAGGATGAGGCGCAACAGATTGAGGGCAGGATACATGACGATCTGACCGATAAAACAGATAAAAAATTTATTAAAGAAGGTAACGGATCGACAATTGGAATTGGTGCGATTCCTCCAATGGCTGGGAGAAAAGGAAAGAACGGGAAAGAAAATCCTCCAGACGGTATCGCGGTCAGTAACATCATTCGAACTCATGTGCTGAGTTTTAGTACCTTGCGCTCGATGAGTTTCGGCGCAGGTAAGGAAGGTGATGAGGCAATTCGCGCGCTACTTGCGGCCATGCTGCTTGACGCCATGGCTGGTAGCAACACCGAATTGAATTTACGCGCCAACTGTATGCTTCGTGAGTCAGCAAAACCTGTGACGATTTTGGATAAGCGTTTTGGCGAGCAGGAAGAGCTGGAGATGTTGAGTCTTCAACATGCTGATGAGCTGTTGGAACAGGCTTACCAGCAGGCCCACGAAAAAGCGAAAGTTGACTGGAACGGGCAGATTCTGAATGTGGACGGTAATGAGTTGGTTCCGAACCGTGCTTCGGATAAAGACTCTGATAATGATTAG
- a CDS encoding thioredoxin domain-containing protein, with the protein MATGNGQVNDGNDAQKPGTTNENTKNVDKNVKTPANKASKANGKIKTFALKASKSQKQTQSQTQAQIAQASESAQIEEAIEKEEALETHDKVQQRHVILVCSILAAVLAVIIVVAGCYAYWDHKHGEEHNYQQLQTLTQKPTGMTKQGGLPAFKASDYNPKAPSVDLYVDFFCPGCASVERGLSEPLQKMQKARQINLYIHPVNFLDSKTKNHYSTRSASAFAYVSSHEPDKLLAFSTALFSKNYQPNKNNNREVSDQEIVKQALKAGVSKDVAESATKGTYNDYVNKATKYTLRRKELYVHMQDEFRFSTPTICINGEMWHYRKLHTLQDIPPTFIHSVGLARAQVGNPEILPSIGPDGKALPIQQKYL; encoded by the coding sequence ATGGCAACAGGCAACGGTCAAGTCAATGACGGCAATGACGCTCAGAAGCCTGGAACAACAAACGAGAATACGAAAAACGTGGACAAGAACGTCAAAACACCCGCAAATAAAGCGAGCAAAGCAAACGGCAAAATCAAGACATTCGCTCTCAAGGCAAGCAAGAGCCAAAAGCAGACGCAAAGTCAAACGCAAGCGCAGATAGCACAAGCCTCAGAATCAGCACAAATAGAAGAAGCCATAGAAAAGGAAGAAGCCCTCGAAACCCACGACAAAGTACAGCAGCGCCACGTTATCCTCGTCTGCAGCATCCTGGCCGCGGTCCTGGCGGTAATCATCGTCGTTGCGGGTTGCTACGCCTACTGGGACCACAAACACGGCGAAGAACACAACTACCAGCAGCTGCAAACGCTGACCCAGAAACCGACAGGCATGACCAAGCAGGGTGGCCTGCCCGCGTTCAAAGCCAGTGATTACAATCCGAAGGCCCCCAGTGTCGATCTTTATGTCGACTTCTTCTGCCCAGGTTGCGCAAGCGTGGAGCGAGGCCTTTCCGAGCCGCTGCAGAAAATGCAGAAGGCTCGTCAGATCAACCTCTATATCCACCCCGTCAATTTCCTTGATTCCAAGACGAAGAACCACTATTCCACGCGTTCGGCCAGCGCCTTCGCCTACGTCTCTTCCCACGAGCCCGACAAGCTCCTCGCTTTTTCGACGGCCCTTTTCAGCAAGAACTACCAGCCGAACAAAAACAACAACCGCGAGGTCAGCGATCAGGAAATCGTCAAACAGGCGCTCAAGGCCGGGGTGAGCAAAGACGTCGCCGAAAGCGCGACGAAAGGCACCTACAACGACTACGTCAACAAGGCCACGAAGTACACTTTGCGACGCAAGGAGCTTTACGTCCACATGCAGGACGAGTTCCGTTTCTCCACCCCCACCATCTGCATCAACGGTGAGATGTGGCATTATCGCAAGCTTCACACGCTCCAGGACATTCCCCCGACCTTCATTCATTCCGTGGGGCTTGCGCGTGCACAGGTCGGCAATCCCGAGATTCTGCCGTCCATAGGCCCGGATGGCAAGGCGCTGCCGATACAGCAGAAATATCTATGA
- a CDS encoding TraX family protein produces MSRNMNGLAALVASVPTIPLRPVSMPSSAPAGSGQHVLTGHGIYDEAAMTNNTAANNRNITKAASDYLSKARLDSVAVTEQSNATSMMTGTSDTLAANATRQSDKRASSGFLGRIRSGRLGLTTFDIKMIGVVLMVVDHVHQMFASQGAPSWLDWFGRPVATLFFFVSVVGFSHTHSKKAYMVRLYVCMALMAVMDYVLQQTINYDGAQLVNNIFRDLFIGTIFMAAVDCFEAAFKKRGNKASAGFGAGVRGGDERTGSMHGVIGRNTAVSSVASGSAAGQNIMHANRHASSVTRGFRVKKNLEGLLLLALPFILSLALLPFMSHANGAESGTMLWVLRALTALDPAILLAENTVMVLLIPVMYALRNVHHSLVWQSVAIAVVAVLYALTGQTQWMMIFAIIPILLYNGAKGRGDKYFFYIFYPAHIAALYVLASFV; encoded by the coding sequence ATGAGTAGGAACATGAACGGTCTGGCCGCGCTTGTGGCAAGCGTGCCGACCATACCGCTGAGGCCTGTATCCATGCCGTCTTCGGCTCCGGCCGGTTCCGGTCAGCATGTGCTTACCGGGCATGGCATATATGATGAGGCAGCAATGACGAACAATACTGCTGCGAACAATCGCAATATCACCAAAGCTGCGTCGGACTATCTCTCAAAGGCAAGACTCGACAGCGTTGCGGTGACTGAACAGAGCAATGCTACTTCAATGATGACAGGTACTTCCGATACGCTGGCTGCGAACGCTACCCGTCAATCGGACAAAAGAGCGTCTTCCGGCTTTTTGGGCAGGATTCGTTCCGGCCGGTTGGGGCTGACGACTTTCGACATCAAGATGATCGGCGTGGTGCTGATGGTGGTCGACCACGTCCATCAGATGTTCGCCTCGCAAGGCGCACCGAGCTGGCTCGACTGGTTCGGCCGGCCTGTGGCCACGTTGTTCTTCTTCGTCAGCGTCGTCGGCTTCTCGCATACGCACAGCAAAAAGGCCTATATGGTGCGGCTTTACGTGTGCATGGCGCTCATGGCCGTTATGGATTACGTGCTGCAACAGACCATCAACTACGACGGCGCGCAGCTGGTCAACAACATCTTCCGCGATTTGTTTATTGGCACGATTTTCATGGCCGCCGTCGATTGCTTCGAGGCCGCGTTCAAGAAGCGCGGGAACAAGGCTTCCGCCGGGTTTGGCGCGGGAGTGCGGGGCGGCGACGAACGCACCGGTTCGATGCATGGTGTCATTGGCCGCAACACTGCTGTTTCAAGTGTGGCGAGCGGTTCTGCGGCTGGCCAGAATATTATGCATGCAAACCGTCATGCCAGCAGCGTCACCCGAGGCTTCCGCGTCAAGAAGAATTTGGAAGGTTTGCTGCTCCTCGCGCTACCGTTCATCCTTTCGCTTGCGCTGCTGCCGTTCATGAGCCATGCGAACGGCGCGGAAAGCGGAACGATGCTCTGGGTGTTGCGTGCGCTGACCGCTTTGGATCCCGCGATCCTGCTTGCCGAAAACACCGTCATGGTGCTGCTCATCCCGGTAATGTACGCCCTGCGCAACGTCCATCACAGTCTGGTATGGCAGAGCGTTGCGATTGCCGTGGTCGCGGTGCTATACGCCTTGACCGGGCAGACGCAGTGGATGATGATTTTCGCCATCATCCCGATTCTGCTCTACAACGGCGCCAAGGGGCGTGGTGACAAGTACTTCTTCTATATCTTCTATCCTGCCCATATTGCTGCGCTTTATGTGCTCGCGAGCTTTGTCTGA
- a CDS encoding thioredoxin domain-containing protein, producing the protein MSRKHSKGHSTTTRATQARALSKQAAQRREAKAAAEAKAIAIAAKERRQQTLVGALVMLIVVALVAVIGVTGWSRHSKSVQIKSQTTSAAYRDLQAVAQKPANATDKAGLYACKKAKLNAKAPTVEIYLDFMCPSCGELNRNLDSTLKKMNKAQQINIEVHPITFLDGQSSDHYSLRTASAAAYIADNDPDHLMDFVSQLFAKDFQPSETAYKPVSDDQIICQAVKAGIDKTVATKAMQGTYAEYMSKATTYTTLHRPELCDTALYPNGGFGTPLIRVNNCIWSLKDINYVDVAADFEHSVGIKSRDVGNSSVLPSIGASKEPKRV; encoded by the coding sequence ATGTCACGTAAACACAGTAAAGGACATTCCACAACCACGCGTGCAACGCAGGCACGCGCCCTTTCAAAACAGGCTGCACAAAGGCGCGAAGCCAAGGCGGCCGCCGAGGCCAAAGCCATCGCAATCGCGGCGAAAGAGCGTCGTCAGCAGACACTGGTAGGCGCCCTCGTGATGCTGATTGTCGTGGCATTGGTGGCGGTAATCGGCGTGACCGGATGGAGCCGGCACAGCAAGTCCGTACAGATCAAAAGCCAGACCACTTCCGCCGCCTATCGCGATCTGCAGGCGGTGGCGCAAAAGCCCGCCAATGCGACGGATAAAGCCGGCCTCTACGCCTGCAAGAAAGCCAAGCTCAACGCCAAGGCGCCGACTGTGGAAATCTATCTCGATTTCATGTGCCCCTCCTGCGGCGAGCTCAATCGCAACTTGGACTCGACACTGAAGAAAATGAACAAAGCACAGCAAATCAATATCGAGGTACATCCGATTACCTTCCTCGACGGCCAATCCTCCGATCACTATTCGCTGCGCACGGCGAGCGCCGCCGCCTATATCGCAGACAACGACCCCGATCATCTGATGGATTTCGTATCCCAGCTTTTCGCGAAAGATTTTCAACCCAGCGAAACCGCTTACAAACCGGTCAGCGATGATCAGATTATTTGTCAGGCCGTCAAAGCAGGGATAGACAAGACCGTGGCAACAAAAGCCATGCAAGGCACTTACGCCGAATACATGAGCAAAGCGACCACCTACACCACTCTTCACCGTCCGGAACTGTGCGACACCGCCCTCTACCCGAACGGCGGCTTCGGCACGCCTTTGATTCGCGTCAACAATTGCATTTGGTCATTGAAAGACATCAATTACGTCGACGTTGCCGCAGACTTTGAGCACAGTGTTGGCATCAAGTCTCGGGATGTGGGCAATAGCAGTGTGCTGCCCTCCATCGGAGCGAGCAAGGAGCCGAAAAGGGTTTGA